TCCTAACCCGACCGTCGTGGGCGGGCAGATTGGGAAACCTGCCCTACTGTGCTTCCTGATTTCTGGTTGCTTCCTTGGTCGTATGGCTGTCCCTCAGGTTCTGCCCGCCTCTCTTTGGCGTGGGGGGCGTGGTGGGGCGGGGCGCATCCCAACCCCACCCCCCAACGCCCCCTACCCGCCTAGTCCCTCACCCCGATGAGCTTGGCCAGCTTCACCGTGCTGAACAGAGCGATGGAAGAGTACCATCTCAGCCTGATGCGGGTGGCGTTCTTATTGGACACCGCGCCGATGGCCTCGGCCTGAATGCCCCCGTTGTGAAGGCCGCAGACGCCATCCTCGCTTGCCTGGAGGGCGTAGATGGTACTGCAATCGTTGGAGCTACCCACGGTGCGGGCATCGGAGATCCAGTCGTTCACTGTCACCGGCACGCTGTTGTAGAGCTGGACGGTGTTGCCGAACTGATCCTGCGAGATCTCCACGATCCCGGCAGCCATCATCAGGGCCTTCAGCTTGCGCCGGCTGCGTTTGCTCATCAGCAGCAGGTCGGGCTTACCGCCCAGCACCTTGTCGATCAGCTCGTCCAGCTTGGCCAGGGTAAGCGTGCCCCCGTTATCGCCCATAGAGACCCTCTGAGAGTCCGGGCACAGCTTGTCAATGCCATCGAAGGCATTGGCATCCACGGTGGTGTCCCCGTTGATGAAGGTGTCCTCAAACTTGTGGCGCATCGCCTTGGCCTTCAGCTTTATCACTTCCTGCTGAATGTCGTTGAAGTTCGAACGCGTCTGCTGAAGGTAGTGGTCAACGTCGGCGTCGCCCCCCATGATGCTCAAGGTGGCCGTCTTCTGAGTGAAGGTGGGCGTGGATTCCGTCCAGGTGTCTCCCACGGCATAGAAGGCCACCGACGGCAGGGCGTTCTCCTGGTTGTACTTCAGGGAGTTGCCCACAATGTCTATGAAGGGCAAGACCTGAAGCACCGGTGAGTCCTTGATTATGGTCTCGATAATGCCCGCCCGAAGGATGTCTTCGGACAGTTTAGCGGCTTCGGTCAAAGTCAAAGCCATGATTATTTACCTCCTTTGAAGTTTCCTTTTTTTCTGTGACAAAGGCTATTTCCCCATCCCGCGCTGCCTGAGGCCGTAGGTGATCTTCTCGCCAGGCGACATCGAGCCAATATCGATTCCGCTGCGCTGCGGCGCGCCAGCGGGAACCTTCTCGGCCAGATGTTGTTTGACCCTGTCCACCACGGCCTGGGCCTGCTCCAGGGAGCTGTCCAGCTCGGCCACCGTGCTCCCCTGCACCAGGTCGGCAGGGATGTGCGGATGCTGCCTCAGCAAAGCCTCACGGTACCTGTCGATGGCTTCCGTCAGGTTGCCTTGCAGTTGCTGGATGGCCGTTTCCTGGGTCTTCACCTGGTTCCTCAATCGGTCTGCGGTGCTCTGGAGATCGCGAATCCGCTTGTCAGCGGGTGACGCTGGGGGTGAACCGCCAGACCCGTCGGGCGCTGGAGGAAATCCCCCAGACTCCGCAAGGGTGGCTGGTGATGCCCCCTGCCCCCCACCAGACTCGGAGGGCGGTCCGCCCTCCTTCGTCACCGCAATTCCTGGCGTCGCATCCGTGTT
The Chloroflexota bacterium DNA segment above includes these coding regions:
- a CDS encoding phage major capsid protein, producing MALTLTEAAKLSEDILRAGIIETIIKDSPVLQVLPFIDIVGNSLKYNQENALPSVAFYAVGDTWTESTPTFTQKTATLSIMGGDADVDHYLQQTRSNFNDIQQEVIKLKAKAMRHKFEDTFINGDTTVDANAFDGIDKLCPDSQRVSMGDNGGTLTLAKLDELIDKVLGGKPDLLLMSKRSRRKLKALMMAAGIVEISQDQFGNTVQLYNSVPVTVNDWISDARTVGSSNDCSTIYALQASEDGVCGLHNGGIQAEAIGAVSNKNATRIRLRWYSSIALFSTVKLAKLIGVRD